Genomic window (Pseudomonas xantholysinigenes):
GGTAGAGACACAGCGCCCGAATTGACTCCGGTGCTGTCAGGGGTAGGCTCAGTGCCATCGCCAAGCGCAATGATGCGCGCCCAGCATTCGGCAAGAACGCCCCAGTACGGACGGGCACGCAATTCTGCCTCGCAATCCTCGCCTTCATCGCGCCGGGTCCCGGCAATGAAACTGTGCCAGCAAGGGCGTTCGAGAGGGCCGTAGGATTGCGACCAGCCGTATTGCCAAATTGCCCCACTCAGCAACTCGCCAAGCTGGCGTTGCTCGTCGGCACTGATCGCGTTGTCGATCACGCAAATATCACGGTAAGCGAGTACTGCAGACATCGTTGCTGCCCTCCATCGTCGGGCTCGTCGATTGAGCGACGACTATAGAAGTGGCGTTCACCGACAGGCACCGGGAAACGCTCTCCCGGCCCTCCTCAGGCCTTGCGCAACCCCGTGCGACGCGGCGCCCCGCCCTTGGCCCGGGCCTTGCCCTGGCGACCGCCGTTGCATTGCACGGTGGTGCGCCAGCCACTGCTGGTGAACACCTGTTCCACCGAATCGACCAGGTAGGTGCCATCCAGCCCGGGGAGAAAACCGCTCATCTCGATACTGCGCTCGGCAAACAGGTCGGTGCGGCCTGGCAGGTCCAGGCGCACGCTGGCGGTATCGCGGTTGAAGCTGGCCAGGCGTGCCCGGGCGGCTTGCTCGGCAGCGGCGCGGTTGGGGTACAGGTGGCGGTCTGTGTACACCGGCTGCAGGCCGTCCGGGGCGTCACCGTTGGCCAGCTCCACCGTTTGCAGGTGGCCGCTGGCGCTGTCCTGGTGACGGGTCCTGACGGCTTTGTGGGTGCTCTTGTCGGCCAGGCGGAACTGCCATTGGCTGACGTCGCCACGGGCGATGCTCACCACGCCCAGGGGCTTGCCACTGGCGCTCTGCCCGCCCTGGCGTGGCAGTACCAGCAGTTGGCCGTTGGCGAGCTTGGCGGTGCAATCGTGCAGGCGCGCCAGGCGGGTGATGAAGTTGAAGTCCGATTCGCTGTACTGGTCGACCCGCGGGATCTGCACGGTCACCGGGCACACCGCCTGCCAGCCGTTGCGGGCGGCGATCTCGGCGACGATGCGTTGCAGTGTCACCTGCTCCCAGCTGCCGCTGCGGATGGTCTTGCCACTGCCGCGCAGGTCGCTGGCCTTGCCGCGGATCACCAGCGTATCCGGGGGGCCGGACAGCTCCACCTCATCCACGGTGTAACGACCCAGGCGGTTCAGGGGTTGGCCGGCGTAGCCCAGATACACCTCGAGCGCCGCCCCGCGGGCGGGTAACGCCACGCTGCCATCGCGGGCATCGATGCGCAGTTCGAACTCATCCGCTTCCAAGCCAGGTTTATCGGTAGTGCGCAGCAACAGCAGGCGGTCGTTGAGCAGTGTGGTGATGTCATGGCCGTCCGCGGTGATGCGGAATTGGGGTTGCATGGTTGGGGCTCCGCGGTATTGAAGTGACAAGAACGACGTGGCGGCGAACGATCAATCCCACAGTTGCAGGCTGGTGCTTGCCGCCACCAGCAGTTCCGGCAGCAGGATCCGTACTCCGGCGCGAAACGGCTGGGCCTCGTCCGCCAGGCCCTGGTTGGCGTCCAGCACCGCTTCCGGCGTACCGCCAAGGTGGCCGTAGTAATGCTGGCAGAGGGTGTCGAGCAGGTCGCCCTCAGACGTTGTGCAGATCCTGGCCATAGCTGACGAACTCCAGTGAGAAACCTTGTTTGCGTGGGATGCCACCGGCCAGCAGGACGCTTTGCTCTTCCTCGATGCTGGTCAGGCACCAGGTGCCGAGCACCTCGCCGTATCCGGTGGTCAACGACAACGGCAGCAGCTGCCGACCGATGCTGCGCAGGGTCTGCAGTTGTCCAAGACCGCCTTTGAAACCGGGGAAGATCGCACCCCGCAAGGTGATGCTTTCCTCGCCCAGGCTGACCGCCTGCTGAGCGTTGTCACGGCTCAGGCGTTCCTGCCCGGCCCAGCGAAAACGCGTCTGCCGGCGCAACTGGTCGAAGGCGGCGGTGTCGAGGTTGAAGTAGTAAGGCGAAGCACCGGCCTTGAGCGGTTGCATCACCAGCAGATGGGGAAACGGCTTGACCGCTTCGGGCGCGGGCGTCGCCTCGGGCGCGAAGCCCAGGGTCGACAGCACGCCATTGACCGTCGAGCGCACCTCCCCCACTACCCGGCGGATCGCCGCACCGGCCTTGGTCACGTGCCCGGCAAAGGCGTCGATGCGCTCACGCACCTGGCGCACCACGCCAAGCGCCTGGTCGTATTTCGCGACCACCTTGGCGACCCGGGCCTGGGCCGTGGCGATTGCCCGCATCGTGCGTTGCAGTTTGGCGCCAATGATCGGGCCGACCACGGGCAGGCCCTCCAGCTCGGCCACCGCGCCCTGCACGTGGCCGATCGCCTCGTTCATCGGATCGAGCATGGCGTCGGCACGCCGACGCCCTGCCTCGCCCGCCTTGACCAGGGCGTGCAGCGTGGCTTGCAGCTGCTCCAGATAGGTCATGGATGCTCCTTAAAGTGCGATGTGTGGGGTGTCGGCCAACTGCACCGAGCGGGCCTGGCGCATCAGTTCCTCCAGTTGGCGACGGGCAATGGCCTCCAGCTGTTGCAGCACCGAAGGGTCATCGAGGCTGTTGCTGAACGTGACCGGCATGTTGGCGGTGAAG
Coding sequences:
- a CDS encoding tail protein X, which gives rise to MARICTTSEGDLLDTLCQHYYGHLGGTPEAVLDANQGLADEAQPFRAGVRILLPELLVAASTSLQLWD
- a CDS encoding phage late control D family protein produces the protein MQPQFRITADGHDITTLLNDRLLLLRTTDKPGLEADEFELRIDARDGSVALPARGAALEVYLGYAGQPLNRLGRYTVDEVELSGPPDTLVIRGKASDLRGSGKTIRSGSWEQVTLQRIVAEIAARNGWQAVCPVTVQIPRVDQYSESDFNFITRLARLHDCTAKLANGQLLVLPRQGGQSASGKPLGVVSIARGDVSQWQFRLADKSTHKAVRTRHQDSASGHLQTVELANGDAPDGLQPVYTDRHLYPNRAAAEQAARARLASFNRDTASVRLDLPGRTDLFAERSIEMSGFLPGLDGTYLVDSVEQVFTSSGWRTTVQCNGGRQGKARAKGGAPRRTGLRKA
- a CDS encoding phage tail protein, which codes for MTYLEQLQATLHALVKAGEAGRRRADAMLDPMNEAIGHVQGAVAELEGLPVVGPIIGAKLQRTMRAIATAQARVAKVVAKYDQALGVVRQVRERIDAFAGHVTKAGAAIRRVVGEVRSTVNGVLSTLGFAPEATPAPEAVKPFPHLLVMQPLKAGASPYYFNLDTAAFDQLRRQTRFRWAGQERLSRDNAQQAVSLGEESITLRGAIFPGFKGGLGQLQTLRSIGRQLLPLSLTTGYGEVLGTWCLTSIEEEQSVLLAGGIPRKQGFSLEFVSYGQDLHNV